From a single Carassius carassius chromosome 8, fCarCar2.1, whole genome shotgun sequence genomic region:
- the nxph1 gene encoding neurexophilin-1 — translation MRATCWCAVFLLTPAVYLVSSALGSIPGKSELLKSGSPKSTLKHIWTESSKDLSISRLLSQTLHGKENATALDLHYDTPEPYSEQDLWDWLRNTTDLQDSRPRAKRRPMVKTGKFKKMFGWGDFHSNIKTVKLNLLITGKIVDHGNGTFSVFFRHNSTGQGNVSVSLVPPSKIVEFDLTAQQSVIDSKDSKSFNCRIEYEKVERGSKNTLCNFDPSKTCYQEQTQSHVSWLCSKPFKVICIYISFYSTDYKLVQKVCPDYNYHSDTPYFPSG, via the coding sequence GTTTCAAGTGCCCTCGGTTCTATCCCGGGGAAGTCGGAGCTGCTCAAATCAGGGAGCCCCAAGTCAACACTAAAGCATATATGGACAGAAAGCAGTAAGGACTTGTCCATCAGTCGGCTTCTATCACAGACTCTCCATGGGAAGGAAAACGCAACAGCCCTGGACCTGCACTATGACACTCCGGAGCCTTACTCAGAGCAGGATCTGTGGGACTGGCTGAGGAATACCACGGACCTGCAGGACTCCAGGCCTCGAGCCAAACGGCGGCCAATGGTCAAGACAGGCAAGTTCAAGAAAATGTTCGGCTGGGGAGATTTCCACTCCAACATCAAAACAGTCAAGCTCAACCTCCTGATCACTGGAAAGATCGTCGATCACGGCAATGGCACCTTCAGCGTCTTCTTCCGCCATAACTCCACGGGCCAGGGCAACGTGTCTGTCAGCCTTGTCCCACCCAGCAAAATCGTGGAGTTTGACTTGACAGCCCAGCAGTCGGTCATTGACTCCAAGGATTCCAAGTCCTTCAACTGCCGCATTGAGTATGAGAAGGTGGAGAGGGGCTCCAAGAACACGCTCTGCAACTTCGACCCATCCAAGACATGTTACCAGGAGCAGACGCAAAGCCACGTATCCTGGCTCTGCTCGAAGCCCTTCAAAGTCATTTGCATTTACATCTCCTTCTACAGCACCGACTACAAGCTTGTGCAGAAAGTCTGCCCAGATTATAACTACCACAGCGATACTCCTTACTTCCCTTCTGGCTGA